CGGGGAACGGGACGATGGTGTTCCAGCGAACCGTACCAGCGGCGCGGATCGAGTAGGAGAGGGGGAAGTTGTCGTCGTAGTCGGCCATGTAGATGGCGGAGGCGGTACCCATTTGCTTGGTGTTGCTCAAGGCTTGGGTTTTCTTCGCGGCTTCCTTCGCTTGGGCGAAGACCGGGAAGAGGATGGCCGCAAGGATTGCGATGATCGCGATAACGACCAGCAGTTCAATCAAAGTGAATGCTTTTTTCATTAGATGGCTGTCTCCAACTATGGCTCGATCGATGTCGATCCATATGATTGCTGGCTAGGGGCCGAAAGACCCGTAACCACCATTCAGTATGGCGCAAGACCTATTCCTTTGTTCCCGGATTTTCAGAGACTCGCAAAAAGGTGGGCGTTTTCAACCGGCAAAACGGCGGGAAGTTCAGTCGCCAGGGCATTCAAGTTCAATGGGACTAGGACTAAGGGCCTATAATGGCCTCCCCACCCTCTTGTGAGGCGGGGAGGCTGTCCTCAGCCGGTTAATCCGGAGAGGTCGTCGGTTTGTCGGTGGTCGCCTGCGTGCCGCCTGTCCCGCCGGCCGAGTCGGAACTCTGGAGTTGGGCGGGTGCCGCGTCGTGCGAGACGTCCTTGTTGACCGCGCCGTCTGCCTCCTCAGGGCCAGATGCGCATCCGGCGAGAAGGAGGGCAGCGATGAGGATCGGTGCAATTTTCAGCATGGGCGTCCAGCCAGCCTATTTCGTCCGGTCAGGCCGGAAGTAGCACACATACATGATTGTGCCCGTATCGGCGCCAGGGTTGGTGCAGTCGCCGGTGCTGGTGCTCCAATAGCCGAACCCGCTGGTCGCTGGGTTGACGTTGGCATACATGTCGGTGACGGCCGACGTGTGGAAGGATGGGCTCAGCACGGTTCCGGCCCGGGTTGTCTTTGCCGAGGTGTCGGATCGCGAAATGAGGACGCCGCCGCCTTTTTCATCCTTGCCATAGGTCCAGGGCCGCCAGCCGGCGCCGTAACCGAAGAATGCCGAGTAGTTGACCCCGCTGGGAACGGCCCCCGATTGCGGAGCCCCACCCGGGTTAAACCGGCACTCGGGAGCGTTGGCTGTTGAGTTGCACCGGAGCGACGGGTTGGTGAACGCCCGGCCCTTGTATTGCCAGTTCCCGATACCGGTCCAGAACGCTGGCACCAAGGAAGGGTTTTCAATGGCCGTGCCGCTGTAGGTGCTGAGCAGGCCGTTCATCGTGAGGCCGCTCACGCCCTCCGTCCCCTTGTAGGTGTCGCCGGCGATGGATTGGGTCAATTGTAACGGGCTGGCATACATCTCCTTGTTCTTGATATAAGGGAGCATGGAAGTTGACCAGTGGACTTGGACTTCGGGTACCAGCGTGTCCCAACCTCCACTTGTGATGGCATCGGCGGGGAACGGCACGATGGTGCTCCAGCGCACGGTTCCGTTGGCCCGGATGGAGTAGCTCAGGGCAAAGGTGTCGTCATAGTCGGCCATATAGATGGCCGAGGCGGTCCCCATTTGCTTGACGTTGCTCAGGGTCGAAGTCTTCTTTGCAGCTTCTTTGGCCTGGGCGAACACCGGGAACAAGATGGCGGCAAGGATGGCGATGATTGCGATAACCACCAACAGTTCGATCAATGTGAAGGCTTTCTTCATGGTAATGATTGCTCCATTTGTTTGCCCCCGGTCGCCGGGTGAAAAGGGCATACCATGAGCCTGTGGCGGCTCTGGTGCTGCTCTTTTTGCTTCCGCCAGACCAGGCACAAACAAAAAAAGACAGCTCTTCTGGGCAGGGTGTGCCGCAGATGACTGTCTCCTTCAACACTTACCAAGTCGGTTAAGGATAGAGTTCCTTGATTTTTGGAAAATCAGCGCCCTGAGACAGAGCCGCTGCCGGTCGTTCCTTCGAACGACTCTCCGGCGTGGGGCATTTGTATGTCTTCGACGGCCGGACCTTCCGTCCCGGCATGGAAGACAACATCTTCTCCCCCGAGCGGAACTTCTTTGCGAAGTGGGAACCCGACCCAGTCGTCGGGGAGCAGGAACCGCTCGCCGGGGGTCGCCTCGTTGCCTTGGAAAA
This window of the Armatimonadota bacterium genome carries:
- a CDS encoding prepilin-type N-terminal cleavage/methylation domain-containing protein; this encodes MKKAFTLIELLVVIAIIAILAAILFPVFAQAKEAAKKTSTLSNVKQMGTASAIYMADYDDTFALSYSIRANGTVRWSTIVPFPADAITSGGWDTLVPEVQVHWSTSMLPYIKNKEMYASPLQLTQSIAGDTYKGTEGVSGLTMNGLLSTYSGTAIENPSLVPAFWTGIGNWQYKGRAFTNPSLRCNSTANAPECRFNPGGAPQSGAVPSGVNYSAFFGYGAGWRPWTYGKDEKGGGVLISRSDTSAKTTRAGTVLSPSFHTSAVTDMYANVNPATSGFGYWSTSTGDCTNPGADTGTIMYVCYFRPDRTK